Within the Candidatus Zixiibacteriota bacterium genome, the region CCCTGCTGGGGACGTTCCTTGGCGGTATCAGGAATGATAATCCCACCTTTTTTTACCTCAGGAGCCTCGATCGGCTCGACCAAAACTCTGTCAGCAAGCGGCTGAATGTTCATCTAAACCTCCTTAGTACATACGCTTATGTTTAAACCTCAGAATTTCTTCATCTTGTTAGCACTCACCTTATTTGAGTGCTAACAGCCGGGGAATATAAAGGTTCCAGAAAAATTATCAAGTGCTTTTTTACACTAATTTTGAATTTTCATCTTATTTTCGCAAAAATAGTGCGGTGTACCAGAATCTACATTAATATTCTTGGCGGATAACAACTTATAATTTGATCCCAAAAAAGTACTTAATAGCTTCAGAGTGGGAACCTGGACTGTAAAATACAGGTTGTTAAAATCAAATTTATTGGGTTTATTGCGATAGACTGCAATCATTGCATAACATCAATCGCCATAGTCTTGAGAAAAAACAATAGAAATAAATGCTAACTTAAGGAGTTATCAGGATGGAAGAAATTCTTGTTAAATTGAAAGAATATGTTGCAATGTACGGCATGAGGATTATCGGTGCCGTATTGCTTCTTATAATCGGCCGTGTAGTAATCGGTGTCCTTACAAAAGCCGTAAAGAACCTGTTTACCAGGTCCAATGTCGATGAAACCCTTGCCAAATTTTTGACCAGCATGGTCAAAATTGCCCTGATGACTTTTCTTGTGGTGGCAATTTTAGGTACTATAGGTGTACAGACATTTTCCCTTGTAGCAGTAATCGGGGCTGCCGGTCTGGCAATCGGATTTGCTCTCCAGGGTACGCTTTCGAATTTTGCCGCTGGTGTCATGCTGATACTTTTCCGGCCTTACAGAACCGGCGATTACATCATGGCGGGCGGTGAAGCCGGAACCGTGGAAGAAATCCAGATTTTCAACACGATCATGAAGTCTCCGGACAACCGTCAGATTGTGATTCCCAACAGCCAGATAACCTCC harbors:
- a CDS encoding mechanosensitive ion channel; translation: MEEILVKLKEYVAMYGMRIIGAVLLLIIGRVVIGVLTKAVKNLFTRSNVDETLAKFLTSMVKIALMTFLVVAILGTIGVQTFSLVAVIGAAGLAIGFALQGTLSNFAAGVMLILFRPYRTGDYIMAGGEAGTVEEIQIFNTIMKSPDNRQIVIPNSQITSGSITNFSAKETRRIDLVFGIGYGDDIKKAKELMEKILAEDERVLKDPAPTVAVLELADSSVNFVFRPWVKTADYWSVYFDMTEKVKLEFDKNGISIPFPQRDIHVFEEKAA
- a CDS encoding co-chaperone GroES, which encodes MNIQPLADRVLVEPIEAPEVKKGGIIIPDTAKERPQQG